One stretch of Cryptosporangium aurantiacum DNA includes these proteins:
- a CDS encoding DUF4386 domain-containing protein, with product MSLRTSGRYTGAMFLLAFVAYGAGSGMAGQFLGSALVVLNSAMVAAIGVLAFRALRRPHPAIAWTYLVARGAEAFLLTAGIVLLDAFGDGAADIAYQAAMLLLSLGSLPFCLALYRQRWVPGWLAIWGFAGYALLATGSVAELMGASIGLALAIPGGLFEIVFGLLLLTRGFAPSGAARPENAPDEAAVDGDAQARGAALGAGAGLLVMAVLAGLANFGVVERLVSTDAAETTTRLLSNQTAFVLAIVALLAVAFLDVLVAWALRAFFGDAHRAVARLSAWCRTVYAVVFAVAITHLIAAAGLLHDAAATDRLSSRVYAQVTAFEEIWSLGLILFGVHLLLIGWLAWRSRTVPTWLAALVAIAGAGYLADSIGALVSAAYTVQVAAVTFVGEVALLVWLLVFARSRGDRRTTVKVDVRQKQPA from the coding sequence ATGTCCCTCCGCACGAGCGGCAGATACACCGGCGCCATGTTCCTGTTGGCGTTCGTCGCCTACGGCGCAGGCAGCGGGATGGCCGGGCAGTTCCTCGGGTCAGCGCTGGTGGTACTCAACTCCGCGATGGTGGCGGCCATCGGCGTCCTGGCCTTCCGGGCGCTGCGCCGACCGCATCCGGCGATCGCCTGGACGTACCTCGTCGCGCGCGGCGCGGAGGCGTTTCTGCTCACCGCCGGGATCGTTTTGCTGGACGCGTTCGGTGACGGCGCGGCGGATATCGCCTACCAGGCGGCCATGCTGTTGTTGTCGCTGGGCAGCCTGCCGTTCTGCCTGGCCCTCTACCGGCAGCGCTGGGTGCCGGGCTGGCTGGCGATCTGGGGGTTCGCCGGATACGCGTTGCTGGCGACGGGCAGTGTGGCCGAGCTGATGGGGGCCTCGATCGGGCTCGCGCTCGCGATACCGGGCGGCCTGTTCGAGATCGTCTTCGGTCTGCTGTTGCTCACTCGCGGCTTCGCGCCGTCCGGTGCTGCGCGGCCGGAAAACGCTCCCGACGAGGCCGCCGTGGACGGCGACGCCCAGGCTCGAGGTGCGGCGCTGGGTGCCGGTGCCGGTCTTCTCGTCATGGCAGTTCTCGCCGGCCTCGCGAACTTCGGCGTCGTGGAACGGCTGGTCTCCACCGACGCCGCCGAGACCACCACCCGGCTGCTGTCGAATCAGACGGCTTTTGTCCTCGCGATCGTCGCCCTGCTGGCGGTGGCCTTCCTGGACGTGTTGGTCGCCTGGGCGTTGCGGGCGTTCTTCGGCGACGCCCACCGCGCGGTCGCGCGGCTCTCGGCCTGGTGTCGCACTGTGTACGCGGTCGTCTTCGCCGTCGCGATCACCCACCTGATCGCCGCCGCCGGTCTCCTGCACGACGCTGCGGCGACCGACCGGCTCAGCTCCCGCGTGTACGCACAAGTCACTGCGTTCGAGGAGATCTGGAGCCTGGGCCTGATCCTGTTCGGCGTCCACCTGCTGCTGATCGGGTGGCTGGCATGGCGGTCTCGCACGGTGCCGACCTGGCTGGCTGCACTCGTCGCGATCGCCGGGGCGGGTTACCTCGCCGACTCGATCGGCGCGCTGGTCTCGGCCGCGTACACCGTCCAGGTCGCCGCGGTCACGTTCGTCGGTGAGGTGGCCCTCCTCGTGTGGCTGCTCGTGTTCGCGCGGTCGCGCGGCGACCGGCGGACCACCGTGAAGGTCGACGTCCGGCAGAAGCAGCCCGCGTGA
- a CDS encoding ABC transporter permease → MSALARLTATETKLFFREPMIVFFALGFPPILLVILGAIPAFREPDDSLGGLRVIDLYAPIIVAMGVAVFALNTLAQLFATYREKGVLRRMRTTPVKPSVMLGAQLLMSTMLSVATMVIVLAVARLAFDVRLPRQLPAYLLGYLLTALAMFAIGLLVASIAPTGKSAGAIGTLLFFPVVFFAGLWIPRNSMNDALRTISDFTPLGAGVQALQDATAGDWPQPLHLAVMLGWTVVAGGLAARYFRWE, encoded by the coding sequence ATGTCCGCACTGGCCCGACTCACCGCTACCGAGACCAAGCTCTTCTTCCGCGAGCCGATGATCGTGTTCTTCGCGCTCGGTTTCCCACCGATCCTGCTCGTCATCCTCGGTGCGATCCCCGCCTTCCGCGAGCCCGACGATTCCCTCGGCGGTCTGCGGGTCATCGACCTCTACGCGCCGATCATCGTCGCGATGGGCGTCGCGGTGTTCGCGCTCAACACCCTGGCGCAGCTGTTCGCCACCTACCGGGAGAAGGGCGTGCTGCGACGCATGCGGACCACCCCGGTCAAGCCGAGCGTCATGCTCGGCGCGCAGCTGCTGATGTCCACCATGCTGTCCGTGGCCACGATGGTGATCGTGCTCGCCGTCGCACGGCTGGCGTTCGACGTGCGGCTGCCCCGGCAGCTGCCGGCCTACCTGCTGGGCTATCTGCTGACCGCGCTCGCGATGTTCGCGATCGGCCTGCTCGTCGCTTCGATCGCGCCGACCGGCAAGAGCGCCGGCGCGATCGGAACCCTGCTGTTCTTCCCGGTCGTGTTCTTCGCCGGTCTGTGGATCCCCCGCAACAGCATGAACGACGCGCTTCGGACGATCAGCGACTTCACACCGCTGGGCGCCGGAGTGCAGGCGCTCCAGGACGCTACCGCCGGTGACTGGCCACAACCGCTGCATCTGGCTGTCATGCTGGGGTGGACGGTCGTGGCCGGTGGGCTGGCCGCGCGGTATTTCCGCTGGGAGTAG
- a CDS encoding DUF4190 domain-containing protein, whose amino-acid sequence MTYQPPPGHPSDAPPPGYPPPGYAPRPKNKLALASLIASIVSVTMCLGLFGFVGAILGHVARKQIRETGEDGDGLARVGIKIGWISFGIVCGIIVVVNVVGFLTSGR is encoded by the coding sequence GTGACCTACCAACCCCCACCGGGCCACCCCAGCGACGCCCCGCCACCCGGCTATCCGCCTCCGGGTTACGCGCCGAGACCGAAGAACAAGCTGGCCCTCGCGTCGCTGATCGCCTCGATCGTGTCGGTCACGATGTGCTTGGGCCTGTTCGGCTTCGTCGGCGCGATACTCGGCCACGTCGCGCGGAAGCAGATCCGTGAGACCGGGGAGGACGGCGACGGCCTCGCGCGGGTCGGCATCAAGATCGGCTGGATCTCGTTCGGCATCGTTTGCGGGATCATCGTGGTCGTCAACGTCGTCGGGTTCTTGACGTCCGGCCGCTGA
- a CDS encoding CDP-alcohol phosphatidyltransferase family protein yields MTLVDAPSLLRVGPLLTVPNGITVVRTLAAVVAGVVAVVCASMTLLVVAYGVYWLGDMLDGWAARRLDQETRAGAVLDIVSDRACTAVLCVGLVVLVPNTAVVASVFLPSFMVLDTMLSLAFLCWPVVSPNYFHLVDRRVWALNWSPAAKALNTAGVIGAVAVGQYQWALVLALAVLVVKLWSAVAVARLLDRP; encoded by the coding sequence ATGACTCTTGTCGACGCCCCGTCCCTCCTCCGGGTCGGTCCTCTCCTCACCGTTCCCAACGGCATCACGGTCGTCCGCACGCTGGCCGCCGTGGTTGCCGGTGTCGTCGCCGTCGTCTGCGCCTCGATGACGCTGCTCGTCGTGGCCTACGGCGTCTACTGGCTCGGCGACATGCTCGACGGCTGGGCCGCCCGCCGGCTCGACCAAGAGACCAGGGCGGGCGCTGTCCTCGACATCGTCAGCGACCGCGCGTGCACCGCCGTGCTCTGCGTGGGCCTGGTCGTCCTGGTGCCCAATACGGCGGTCGTCGCTTCGGTGTTCCTGCCCTCGTTCATGGTGCTGGACACCATGCTCTCGCTGGCGTTCCTGTGCTGGCCCGTGGTCAGCCCCAACTACTTCCACCTGGTCGATCGGCGCGTGTGGGCGCTGAACTGGTCGCCGGCGGCGAAGGCCCTCAACACCGCCGGGGTCATCGGCGCGGTCGCAGTCGGGCAGTACCAGTGGGCGCTGGTGCTGGCGCTCGCGGTGCTCGTGGTCAAGCTGTGGTCCGCCGTCGCGGTGGCCAGGCTGCTCGACCGGCCGTGA
- a CDS encoding sensor histidine kinase, with protein sequence MNIEAELRAESDRWERKENAALQVLPYLLLALCTLIAVLLPLWGVSLHLPAILGLSIAATVWLLSFHTFNPEWRQNAPLMGLYYTGLIALAAGLVATAPWYGLFAFAGYPQAFRYLKGRWRYVGAAATSMVMAVSYLGGAATLVGGFWWAWAAISLVSTVLAWASSYLVEMADQRDDKQKLALAELHEANVKLEAALEENAGLHAQLLVHAREAGVMDERQRMAREIHDTLAQGLAGILTQLQAAEQTLDEPPTLRRHLTTAMNLARESLTEARRTVHAVEPEVLAEARLPDAISDVARRWSEVNRIDAVLTTTGHARPMHADVEVTLLRAAQEALANVAKHAKASRVGLTLSYMEDLVTLDVRDDGVGFEPTAKRVNGSPDGGFGLAGMRQRVQRLAGRLDIESEPGGGTAISASVPAIPAGGGR encoded by the coding sequence GTGAACATCGAGGCCGAGCTGCGTGCGGAGTCCGATCGCTGGGAGCGCAAGGAGAACGCGGCCCTGCAGGTTCTCCCCTACCTGCTGTTAGCGCTCTGCACGCTCATCGCGGTGCTGCTGCCGCTCTGGGGCGTTTCGCTGCACCTCCCGGCGATCCTCGGGCTCTCGATCGCGGCCACGGTCTGGCTGCTCTCGTTCCACACGTTCAACCCGGAATGGCGCCAGAACGCCCCGTTGATGGGTCTGTACTACACCGGACTGATCGCGTTGGCCGCCGGCCTGGTGGCGACCGCACCCTGGTACGGACTCTTCGCGTTCGCCGGCTACCCCCAAGCCTTCCGGTACCTGAAAGGCCGCTGGCGGTACGTCGGCGCCGCCGCCACGTCGATGGTCATGGCGGTGTCGTACCTCGGTGGCGCGGCCACCCTCGTCGGTGGCTTCTGGTGGGCGTGGGCCGCGATCAGCCTGGTCAGCACCGTGCTGGCCTGGGCGTCCTCGTACCTCGTCGAGATGGCCGACCAGCGCGACGACAAGCAGAAACTGGCCCTCGCCGAGTTGCACGAGGCCAACGTCAAACTCGAGGCGGCACTGGAGGAGAACGCCGGTCTGCACGCTCAGCTGCTGGTCCACGCGCGCGAGGCCGGGGTGATGGACGAGCGGCAACGGATGGCGCGCGAGATCCACGACACCCTGGCACAGGGCCTGGCCGGCATCCTCACCCAGCTTCAAGCCGCCGAGCAGACGCTGGACGAGCCGCCGACGCTGCGCCGTCACCTGACGACCGCGATGAACCTCGCCCGGGAGAGCCTCACCGAGGCCCGCCGCACGGTCCACGCGGTGGAACCGGAGGTGCTCGCCGAGGCCCGGCTCCCGGACGCGATCAGCGACGTGGCGCGGCGCTGGTCGGAGGTCAACCGGATCGACGCGGTGCTGACCACCACCGGGCACGCCCGGCCGATGCACGCTGACGTCGAGGTGACGCTGCTGCGGGCCGCGCAGGAGGCGCTCGCCAACGTGGCCAAGCACGCGAAGGCCAGCCGGGTCGGCCTGACCCTGTCGTACATGGAGGATCTGGTGACGCTGGACGTGCGCGACGACGGGGTGGGCTTCGAGCCCACCGCCAAACGTGTCAACGGTTCCCCCGACGGTGGGTTCGGGCTCGCCGGCATGCGGCAGCGCGTGCAGCGCCTGGCCGGCCGTCTGGACATCGAGTCGGAGCCGGGTGGCGGCACCGCGATCTCGGCCTCGGTGCCGGCGATCCCGGCCGGAGGCGGCCGGTGA
- a CDS encoding ABC transporter ATP-binding protein: MAIIEVDSLVKRYGDHTAVDGVSFAVEQGEIFGILGPNGAGKTTTVECVEGLRTRDGGAIRVCGIDPQRDTGELRQLLGAQLQESELPDKLTVGEAMELYSSFYRESADWRELLDTLRLTDKLGTQFRRLSGGQKQRLSIALALIGNPKVAVLDELTTGLDPQARRDTWDLIEGIRDHGVTILLVTHFMEEAERLCDRLAVIDSGRLVAIDSPAGLVARVDDRQRIRFRPSAPLDHAVLAALPEVTSVARAGSQLVVTGTGNLLLAVVTELARHHVTAADLRVEQTSLDDAFVALTGRSLDD, from the coding sequence ATGGCAATCATCGAGGTAGACAGCCTCGTCAAGCGCTACGGCGACCACACCGCGGTGGACGGGGTCAGCTTCGCCGTCGAGCAGGGCGAGATCTTCGGCATCCTGGGTCCCAACGGGGCAGGCAAGACCACGACCGTCGAGTGCGTCGAGGGGCTGCGCACCCGGGACGGGGGCGCGATCCGCGTCTGCGGCATCGACCCGCAACGAGACACCGGCGAGCTACGGCAGCTGCTCGGCGCACAGCTCCAGGAGAGCGAGCTGCCCGACAAGCTCACGGTCGGCGAGGCGATGGAGCTGTACAGCTCCTTCTACCGGGAGTCGGCCGACTGGCGGGAACTGCTCGACACCCTGCGCCTCACCGACAAGCTCGGCACCCAGTTCCGCCGTCTCTCCGGCGGGCAGAAGCAGCGGCTGTCGATCGCCCTCGCGCTGATCGGCAATCCGAAGGTCGCGGTGCTCGACGAGCTCACCACCGGCCTCGACCCCCAGGCGCGACGCGACACGTGGGACCTCATCGAGGGCATCCGCGACCACGGCGTGACGATCCTGCTGGTCACGCATTTCATGGAGGAGGCGGAGCGGCTCTGCGACCGGCTCGCCGTGATCGACTCCGGCCGCCTCGTCGCGATCGACTCCCCGGCCGGGCTGGTCGCGAGGGTCGACGACCGGCAGCGGATCCGGTTCCGGCCGTCCGCGCCGCTCGACCACGCCGTACTGGCCGCGTTGCCCGAGGTCACCTCGGTCGCGCGGGCCGGCAGCCAGCTCGTGGTGACCGGCACCGGAAACCTGCTGCTCGCGGTGGTCACCGAGCTTGCCCGTCACCACGTCACCGCCGCCGACCTGCGGGTCGAGCAGACCTCGCTCGACGACGCGTTCGTCGCGCTCACCGGCCGCTCCCTCGACGACTAA
- a CDS encoding ABC transporter ATP-binding protein, with amino-acid sequence MRPVEGESIIDVRGLRMRYGSTDVLKGVDFTVRSGEVVTLLGPNGAGKTTTIEILEGFRLPSDGTVTVLGADPAKGDEDWRARTGVVLQSWRDHARWTPRKLLAHLGRYYVPYSTPERSRPYGVEELIAMVGLAEQADQKIRTLSGGQRRRLDVAIGIIGRPELLFLDEPTAGFDPQARREFHELIQRLTELEETTVLLTTHDLSEAEKLADRILILAGGRIVADGSADELARQVAAEGQVRWSFDGQRHVQSTAEPTEFVWDLFTRHGRKITDLEVRRASLEDTYLTMVQQHESGRADQAATAFGPADAEAETEDAR; translated from the coding sequence ATGCGGCCGGTCGAAGGCGAATCGATCATCGACGTGCGCGGTCTGCGGATGCGCTACGGGTCCACCGATGTGCTCAAGGGGGTCGATTTCACCGTACGCAGCGGTGAGGTCGTCACGCTTCTCGGGCCCAACGGGGCCGGCAAAACGACCACCATCGAAATCCTCGAAGGGTTCCGCCTGCCCTCGGACGGCACGGTCACCGTACTGGGAGCCGATCCGGCCAAGGGCGACGAGGACTGGCGTGCGCGCACCGGTGTGGTGTTGCAGTCCTGGCGCGACCACGCGCGCTGGACCCCCCGGAAACTCCTCGCCCACCTGGGTCGCTACTACGTGCCGTACTCCACGCCCGAGCGCAGCCGGCCGTACGGCGTCGAGGAACTGATCGCGATGGTCGGGCTGGCCGAACAGGCGGACCAGAAGATCCGCACCCTGTCGGGCGGGCAGCGCCGCCGCCTGGACGTCGCGATCGGCATCATCGGCCGTCCCGAACTGCTTTTCCTCGACGAGCCGACGGCGGGATTCGACCCGCAGGCCCGTCGCGAGTTCCACGAGTTGATCCAGCGCCTGACCGAGCTCGAAGAAACGACGGTCCTGCTCACCACCCATGACCTGAGCGAGGCGGAGAAGCTGGCCGATCGCATCCTGATCCTGGCCGGCGGCCGGATCGTCGCCGACGGCAGCGCCGACGAACTGGCCAGGCAGGTCGCGGCCGAAGGCCAGGTGCGGTGGAGCTTCGACGGCCAGCGCCACGTGCAGTCCACAGCAGAGCCCACCGAGTTCGTCTGGGACCTGTTCACCCGCCACGGCCGGAAGATCACCGATCTCGAAGTGCGGCGGGCCAGCCTCGAGGACACCTACCTCACGATGGTCCAGCAGCACGAGTCCGGCCGCGCCGACCAAGCGGCGACGGCGTTCGGACCGGCCGACGCGGAGGCCGAGACGGAGGACGCCCGATGA
- a CDS encoding VTT domain-containing protein produces MTALLEAMTTLGYGLASALVPVVNAEAYAVLAAHHTGHTVVLIVELAFGQTAGKLLLFEAARRGTGRLNQRLARRARSGRARARAARWTEPLRRWLSGRRTGLPTVFVSAAVGVPPLALVSLAAGPAGLRRWEFATACFVGRVIRFAALVLPTTLV; encoded by the coding sequence GTGACCGCTCTCCTCGAGGCGATGACGACGCTCGGCTACGGGCTCGCCTCGGCTCTCGTGCCGGTCGTGAACGCCGAGGCCTACGCTGTGCTCGCCGCGCACCACACCGGCCACACCGTCGTCCTCATCGTCGAGCTGGCGTTCGGGCAGACCGCAGGCAAACTGCTGCTGTTCGAAGCCGCGCGGCGCGGAACGGGGCGACTGAACCAGAGGCTCGCGCGGCGGGCCCGATCGGGCCGCGCGCGGGCCCGCGCCGCTCGATGGACCGAACCGCTACGGCGCTGGCTCTCCGGCCGCCGCACCGGCCTACCGACCGTGTTCGTCTCCGCTGCGGTCGGGGTTCCGCCGCTCGCCCTCGTGAGCCTCGCCGCAGGGCCCGCGGGCCTTCGCCGCTGGGAGTTCGCCACCGCGTGCTTCGTGGGACGGGTGATCCGATTCGCCGCCCTCGTCCTGCCCACAACTCTCGTCTGA
- a CDS encoding response regulator produces the protein MISILIVDDHPVVRDGLRGMFSADPRFEVLGEADDGAEAIVAGEKLRPDVILMDLRMPRTDGVTAIRELARRGVPARVLVLTTYDTDQDVLPAIQAGATGYLLKDAPREELFRAVEAAAQGQAVLSPAVAATLMGQMRQPASEPLSQRELEVLELIAGGSTNREAAKQLFISEATVKTHLLHVYAKLGVNDRAAAVATAFHRGYLSRRG, from the coding sequence GTGATCTCCATTCTGATCGTCGACGACCACCCCGTGGTGCGGGACGGGCTGCGGGGGATGTTCAGTGCCGACCCGCGCTTCGAGGTCCTCGGCGAGGCCGACGACGGCGCGGAGGCCATCGTGGCCGGCGAGAAGCTCCGGCCCGACGTGATCCTGATGGATCTGCGGATGCCACGGACCGACGGCGTCACGGCCATCAGGGAACTGGCGAGACGCGGGGTGCCGGCCCGCGTGCTCGTGCTCACCACCTACGACACGGATCAGGACGTGCTCCCCGCCATCCAGGCCGGTGCCACCGGATACCTGCTGAAGGACGCACCGCGGGAAGAGCTGTTCCGGGCGGTGGAGGCGGCCGCGCAGGGGCAGGCGGTCCTCTCACCGGCGGTCGCGGCCACGCTCATGGGGCAGATGCGGCAGCCCGCCTCGGAGCCGCTGTCGCAACGTGAGCTGGAGGTCCTGGAGCTGATCGCCGGCGGCTCGACCAACCGCGAGGCCGCCAAACAGCTGTTCATCAGCGAGGCGACCGTCAAGACACACCTGCTGCACGTGTACGCGAAACTCGGCGTCAACGACCGGGCGGCCGCCGTCGCCACCGCGTTCCACCGCGGCTACCTGTCCCGGCGCGGCTGA
- a CDS encoding TetR/AcrR family transcriptional regulator, which produces MGEQGRQLSRERVLQAAVGIADAQGLGALTMRSLAAELHTKPMSLYYYIRNKDELLDALVDGVFAEIELPQAGGDWRAEVRRRSLSARTVLARHPWALALVESRTSPGPATLRHHDAMLGVLRAEGFSLEMTAHAYATIDAYVYGFVLQEASLPFDGAGSAGAVADSIMEAFAAGDYPHLVEFATQHVQQPGYDFGGQFEFGLDLILDGLAVHAGVPRPS; this is translated from the coding sequence GTGGGCGAACAAGGGCGGCAGCTGAGCCGCGAGCGAGTGCTGCAGGCCGCGGTCGGCATCGCCGACGCGCAGGGCCTGGGAGCGTTGACGATGCGGTCGCTCGCCGCCGAACTGCACACCAAGCCGATGTCGCTCTACTACTACATCCGCAATAAGGACGAGTTGCTCGACGCCCTCGTCGACGGCGTGTTCGCCGAGATCGAACTGCCGCAGGCGGGCGGCGACTGGCGCGCCGAGGTGCGTCGGCGCTCTCTCTCAGCCCGGACGGTCCTCGCCCGGCATCCCTGGGCGCTGGCCCTGGTCGAGAGCCGGACCAGTCCTGGGCCTGCCACCCTGCGCCATCACGACGCCATGCTGGGCGTGCTGCGGGCCGAGGGCTTCTCCCTGGAGATGACGGCCCACGCATACGCGACGATCGACGCCTACGTCTACGGCTTCGTGCTGCAGGAGGCGTCGCTGCCGTTCGACGGCGCGGGCTCCGCGGGCGCGGTCGCGGACTCGATCATGGAGGCCTTCGCGGCGGGCGACTACCCGCACCTGGTCGAGTTCGCCACGCAGCACGTCCAGCAGCCCGGCTACGACTTCGGCGGGCAGTTCGAGTTCGGCCTCGATCTGATTCTCGACGGGCTGGCCGTGCACGCCGGCGTTCCACGTCCGTCGTGA
- a CDS encoding response regulator transcription factor produces MIRVAIADDQELVRDGFSLILRSQPDIQVAAEVADGRQLLDAVRRDSRIDLALVDIRMPVLDGLAATRELAGIPHAPDVIIVTTFDDDTYVLDAIAAGARGFLLKRCSARDLIAAVRAVEAGEAILSAEVTGAVLERIRSTGPATGVDLTPYRLTARETDVLTLIGSGLNNDEIARQLHLSMSTVKTHVANVLAKTGSRDRVRAAILAIKAGLSR; encoded by the coding sequence ATGATTCGTGTCGCGATCGCCGACGACCAGGAGCTGGTTCGCGACGGCTTCAGCCTGATCCTGCGCTCCCAGCCGGACATTCAGGTCGCCGCCGAGGTCGCCGACGGCCGGCAGCTCCTCGACGCCGTCCGCCGTGACTCCCGGATCGACCTTGCCCTCGTCGACATCCGGATGCCGGTCCTCGACGGCTTGGCGGCCACGCGCGAGCTGGCCGGCATCCCGCACGCTCCCGACGTCATCATCGTCACCACCTTCGACGACGACACGTACGTGCTGGACGCCATCGCCGCGGGCGCGCGCGGGTTCCTGCTCAAGCGCTGCAGTGCCCGTGACCTGATCGCCGCGGTGCGCGCCGTCGAGGCCGGCGAGGCGATCCTCTCCGCCGAGGTCACCGGGGCGGTGCTGGAGCGGATCCGCTCGACCGGTCCGGCGACCGGCGTCGATCTGACGCCGTACCGGCTGACCGCCCGGGAGACCGACGTGCTCACCCTGATCGGGTCGGGGCTCAACAACGACGAGATCGCCCGGCAGCTCCACCTGTCGATGAGCACGGTCAAGACTCACGTCGCCAACGTGCTGGCCAAGACCGGCAGCCGCGATCGTGTGCGCGCCGCCATCCTCGCGATCAAAGCCGGCTTGTCCCGATGA
- a CDS encoding sensor histidine kinase — protein sequence MLWCRSVRAIRYPGTWSTLAPIAETERVVLTPERVRTVAYLAAGLIVVAVISTVDGGVSVPTVWLWLVLPASVAAVAVLPGYQALIFAACAAFVALVSTGESVQLGTAVAAFVFLSTGRDPARRPWLGWVGGFAGAAGALAIAMVHQRGLYEQPFVFVVVGYLAATLLRSWSRGYAVSREAAELRGQAAWLEQRTNLARELHDVVGHHVTAMVVQAEAGQLSSDPAVALQRIADSGRTALRDLDTLVVHLRDPSAAIAVSQPPRLSDIDELLAQPLRHQGVTVHVHLDAEPGLDEVGALAAYRITQEALTNVARHAGATAAWVELVRVGANARLRISDDGVGPPEAPARGSGLLGISERVGALGGSWQQTERPGGGTLLEVSLPVAKS from the coding sequence GTGCTGTGGTGCCGATCGGTCCGCGCGATCCGGTACCCCGGTACCTGGTCGACGCTCGCGCCGATCGCCGAGACTGAACGGGTGGTCCTCACCCCTGAGCGTGTACGCACGGTCGCCTACCTGGCGGCCGGCCTGATCGTCGTGGCCGTGATCTCGACCGTCGACGGGGGAGTGTCGGTACCGACAGTCTGGTTGTGGCTCGTGTTACCCGCCAGCGTGGCGGCCGTGGCCGTGCTCCCCGGCTACCAGGCGCTGATCTTCGCGGCCTGCGCCGCGTTCGTGGCCCTCGTGAGCACCGGCGAGTCCGTGCAGCTGGGCACGGCGGTGGCGGCCTTCGTGTTCCTGTCGACCGGCCGGGACCCTGCCCGGCGTCCCTGGCTGGGGTGGGTGGGCGGATTCGCCGGCGCCGCCGGTGCGCTCGCCATCGCGATGGTTCATCAGCGCGGACTGTACGAGCAGCCGTTCGTCTTCGTCGTGGTCGGCTACCTCGCGGCGACGCTGTTGCGATCGTGGTCGCGGGGCTACGCCGTCTCCCGGGAAGCGGCCGAGCTGCGCGGTCAGGCGGCGTGGCTGGAACAGCGCACGAACCTGGCCCGTGAGTTGCACGACGTGGTCGGCCACCACGTCACCGCGATGGTCGTCCAGGCCGAGGCCGGCCAGCTGAGCTCCGACCCGGCAGTCGCGCTGCAGCGGATCGCGGACAGCGGCCGCACCGCACTGCGAGACCTCGACACGCTGGTCGTGCACCTGCGCGACCCGAGCGCGGCAATCGCGGTGAGCCAACCGCCGCGCCTGTCCGACATCGACGAACTGCTCGCTCAGCCGCTACGGCATCAAGGCGTGACGGTGCACGTCCATCTGGACGCCGAGCCGGGCCTGGACGAGGTCGGCGCGCTGGCCGCGTACCGCATCACCCAAGAGGCCCTCACGAACGTCGCCCGGCACGCCGGCGCCACCGCTGCCTGGGTCGAACTGGTGCGCGTCGGCGCCAACGCCCGCCTGCGGATCAGCGACGACGGCGTCGGCCCACCCGAGGCACCGGCACGCGGCTCGGGTCTGCTCGGCATCTCCGAACGCGTCGGCGCTCTCGGCGGTAGCTGGCAACAGACCGAGCGGCCCGGGGGTGGCACGCTCCTGGAGGTCAGCCTGCCGGTGGCGAAATCATGA
- a CDS encoding ABC transporter permease, with protein sequence MNSSRHRTVHAVRVGLARGWTEFMLSIRSPQDQGFYLFTAVAIVGYLFLRRDTEVEGTSLLLPSVAMPSILGALVAFGVIIGPAYALAMEREDGTLLRAKAVPRGILGYVSGQVLYHSLNLFPSLLTILIPSFLLFDNLAHRGLEGWLTVIWVLLLGLLATMPIGIIIGSLVPNVQKVSTWGMLPVMVLTGLSGIFFPITMLWGWVQVIVQLFPIYWLGLGMRSAFLPESAASLEVGGSWRTLETVGVLSAWAIVGVLVAPIVLRRMARRQSGSQVEAARQEAVQWVR encoded by the coding sequence ATGAACAGCAGCCGGCACCGCACGGTGCACGCGGTCCGCGTCGGCCTCGCCCGCGGCTGGACCGAGTTCATGTTGAGCATCCGCAGCCCGCAGGATCAAGGCTTCTACCTGTTCACGGCGGTCGCGATCGTCGGCTACCTGTTCCTGCGGCGCGACACCGAGGTCGAAGGGACCTCGCTGCTGCTGCCGTCGGTCGCGATGCCGAGCATCCTCGGCGCGCTGGTGGCGTTCGGCGTGATCATCGGCCCGGCGTACGCGCTCGCCATGGAGCGCGAAGACGGCACGCTCCTGCGCGCCAAGGCGGTGCCGCGCGGGATCCTCGGCTACGTCAGCGGCCAGGTGCTCTACCACTCGCTGAACCTGTTCCCGTCCCTGCTGACCATCCTGATCCCGAGCTTCCTGCTCTTCGACAATCTGGCCCATCGTGGTCTGGAGGGGTGGCTCACCGTGATCTGGGTGCTGCTCCTCGGGCTCCTCGCCACGATGCCGATCGGCATCATCATCGGCTCGCTGGTGCCGAACGTCCAGAAGGTCAGCACCTGGGGCATGCTCCCGGTCATGGTGCTCACCGGCCTCTCCGGCATCTTTTTCCCGATCACGATGCTGTGGGGCTGGGTTCAGGTCATCGTCCAACTCTTCCCCATCTACTGGCTCGGGCTCGGCATGCGCTCCGCCTTCCTGCCGGAATCCGCGGCGTCCCTGGAGGTCGGTGGATCGTGGCGCACGCTGGAGACGGTCGGCGTCCTCAGCGCCTGGGCCATCGTCGGCGTCCTGGTCGCCCCGATCGTGCTGCGCCGGATGGCCCGGAGGCAGTCGGGTTCCCAAGTGGAGGCCGCTCGTCAGGAAGCCGTTCAGTGGGTGCGGTAG